In Candidatus Rokuibacteriota bacterium, the genomic stretch ACGTGGCGCGCCTACCCGCGCCGGCCTCCTCCACCTTCAGCAGCAGGGCCGGCGAGAAAATCCAGTCCCGCTGGTTCCACGGCTCGCCGGGGAAGTAGAGCTGCGTGGTGAGGAGCGGCCGGTGCGGCGCCTGGACTTTGACGTGGAAGTGGCGGGTCCGGCCCGGGTAGAGCCCCGGGACGATCGTCTCCAGGCGGTAGCGCCCCTCGTCGTCGGTGAACTGGTGGCCGCGCAGCCGGTAGCCGGTGTTGTCGTACTCGCCCCTGTCATCCGCGTGCCAGAAATCCACCAGCGCCCGCGCGACGGGGCCGCAGTCCGTCGTCAGCACGCGCCCCGTCAGCACGATCCGCGTGCCGGTCATGCCCGGCTCCAGGAGCGACGTCCGCCGCGGCGAGCTGGGCTTGTAGAACGGCCCCGCGGTCTGCGCCGGCGTCACGCCGCCGGCGTCGGAGCAGGCCGGCGTGGGCGCGAGCCGCCGCGTCTGGGCCAGCGCCCGCCGCGTCCCGAGCGCGAGCGTC encodes the following:
- a CDS encoding intradiol ring-cleavage dioxygenase, with product MDRHRPTGRTRREFLTASLVAPATLALGTRRALAQTRRLAPTPACSDAGGVTPAQTAGPFYKPSSPRRTSLLEPGMTGTRIVLTGRVLTTDCGPVARALVDFWHADDRGEYDNTGYRLRGHQFTDDEGRYRLETIVPGLYPGRTRHFHVKVQAPHRPLLTTQLYFPGEPWNQRDWIFSPALLLKVEEAGAGRRATFDFVLVAS